The Allorhodopirellula heiligendammensis genome includes a window with the following:
- a CDS encoding DUF7133 domain-containing protein gives MQLTQISLNICLALLGLAIASNRVAAEEGSSQAPPLSPEESMATMEIQPGFALVPVLTEPEISEPAAIVWDGNGRMYVVEMRTYMQDIDGTNELAPTSRVSRHEDTNGDGVYDKHTVFADNLVLPRMVLPLLDRVIIGETNTLDLKSYQDTDDDGVADQVELWHEGGPRGGNLEHQPSGLVWNIDNWIYTTYTGYRLRYTDGKVTSSPLIYNAGQWGLTQDNVGRMFYSSAGGENPAYAFQQPIVYGQIDLPGEQAPGFREVYPIDNVPDVQGGLPRVRDDNTLNVFTGVCGQSIFRGDRLPNDFAGDLILCEPVGRLIRRAKVTDENGRITLRNAYDQQEFIAARDPNFRPINSATGPDGCLYLVDMYRGIIQEGAWVREGSYLRGIVEEYELDKNIGRGRIYRVDHESTERGPQPRMLDESPLQLVAHLNHPNGWWRDEAQKLIILHGDNSVIPALEELAHQGDDPLGRLHGYWTLEGLGAITVESLAEGFVDSDARVRAAAMRLAEPFLATDTSLNNVIERLAQDPSPGVVMQTLLSVNQGQHPDGEAITQRIVEANQSNPNVASVAEQYRRGMEALRAEQKKIAEMAQRNEALAASVLRGKVIYSTLCTTCHGEHGKGHPSPQGGDHLAPPLAGSARVQGHKARLLRILLQGLIGPVDDKTYADGLMMPLAANDDAWIADAANYVRNSWDNEGSMIQPQDVERVREESASRIGPWTLADLHYYDPPETKDRSQWKLDASNNREHLEMAIDTSEKTRWDTGTVQKPGQWLSVELPEPVRAMTLVLDTRGSNQDFPRSYLVEVSADGSSWNGPVAVGYGDKPVTSIELDSPGLVRFIRVTQTGVSPNKYWSIHNLQLKAIPADAKPPISLAETLAEISPHDLATRAMAEGDAKRGAELFFNPSISCAKCHEPVSGPRLGPNLAEARDGITNSMLVQSVLEPSQEIHKDFQQVSVITADGLVLRGFPVREDDDEFVIREPAGGKEIVIAQEDIDDVIPVSVSAMPPGLVNQLHDRQQFSDLIRFLIEIRTGGETAMKSFRADSK, from the coding sequence ATGCAACTCACACAAATATCCCTCAACATCTGCTTGGCTCTGTTGGGCCTCGCCATTGCATCAAACCGGGTTGCTGCCGAGGAAGGCAGTTCCCAGGCACCACCATTGTCGCCCGAAGAGTCGATGGCAACGATGGAAATCCAGCCCGGGTTTGCCTTGGTCCCGGTCCTCACAGAACCTGAGATTTCCGAACCAGCCGCGATTGTCTGGGATGGAAATGGACGGATGTACGTCGTCGAAATGCGTACCTACATGCAGGACATTGATGGCACGAACGAATTGGCACCCACCAGCCGCGTGTCTCGGCATGAGGACACCAACGGTGACGGCGTCTACGACAAACACACGGTGTTCGCAGATAACCTGGTTCTACCGCGAATGGTATTGCCGTTGCTCGACCGCGTCATCATTGGCGAAACCAATACGCTAGACTTGAAAAGTTACCAAGACACCGATGACGATGGTGTCGCCGATCAGGTTGAACTCTGGCATGAGGGCGGCCCCCGCGGTGGCAATCTTGAACATCAACCCAGCGGCCTCGTCTGGAATATCGACAACTGGATCTACACGACCTACACCGGCTATCGACTTCGTTACACCGATGGCAAAGTGACCAGTAGCCCGCTGATCTACAATGCCGGACAGTGGGGACTGACGCAAGATAACGTGGGCCGGATGTTTTACTCGTCTGCAGGCGGCGAGAACCCCGCGTATGCGTTTCAACAGCCAATCGTCTATGGACAGATTGACCTGCCGGGCGAACAAGCACCGGGATTTCGCGAAGTCTATCCCATCGATAATGTACCGGATGTTCAAGGCGGACTGCCTCGCGTTCGGGACGACAACACTCTCAATGTCTTCACGGGGGTCTGCGGGCAATCCATCTTTCGCGGTGACCGTCTGCCCAATGACTTTGCCGGCGACTTAATTCTCTGTGAACCAGTGGGTCGCCTAATTCGACGCGCCAAAGTGACCGATGAAAATGGCCGCATCACGCTGCGAAACGCCTATGATCAACAGGAGTTTATTGCCGCTCGCGACCCGAATTTTCGGCCGATCAACAGTGCCACTGGACCTGACGGTTGCCTGTACCTTGTCGATATGTACCGCGGTATCATTCAGGAAGGTGCGTGGGTCCGCGAGGGATCGTACCTGCGCGGTATCGTTGAAGAATACGAATTGGACAAGAACATTGGGCGTGGCCGCATCTACCGCGTTGATCATGAATCGACAGAACGTGGCCCTCAACCACGGATGCTCGACGAATCTCCACTGCAGCTTGTGGCTCATCTTAATCATCCAAATGGATGGTGGCGTGATGAAGCTCAGAAGCTCATTATTCTGCATGGCGACAACAGCGTTATTCCGGCATTAGAGGAACTCGCTCACCAAGGTGACGATCCATTGGGGCGATTGCACGGCTACTGGACGCTCGAAGGACTTGGTGCGATCACCGTAGAGTCTCTCGCGGAAGGATTCGTTGATTCGGACGCCCGCGTTCGTGCCGCCGCCATGCGGTTGGCAGAACCATTTCTGGCAACCGACACCAGTCTCAACAATGTTATCGAACGCCTGGCTCAAGACCCGAGCCCAGGCGTCGTGATGCAAACACTGCTCTCGGTCAATCAGGGACAGCACCCTGATGGTGAGGCGATCACGCAGCGGATTGTTGAGGCGAACCAGTCCAACCCCAACGTCGCCTCTGTCGCTGAGCAATATAGGCGGGGGATGGAAGCCCTGCGGGCAGAACAGAAAAAGATTGCTGAAATGGCTCAGCGCAACGAAGCGCTCGCCGCATCGGTTCTCCGTGGGAAGGTGATCTACTCGACACTCTGTACGACCTGTCACGGGGAACATGGTAAGGGACATCCATCTCCGCAGGGCGGCGATCATTTAGCGCCTCCTTTAGCTGGATCGGCGCGCGTCCAAGGGCACAAAGCTCGACTGCTCCGGATTCTCTTGCAAGGCTTGATCGGTCCTGTCGACGACAAAACCTATGCCGATGGACTGATGATGCCATTGGCCGCCAACGACGATGCCTGGATTGCGGACGCGGCAAACTATGTCCGTAACAGTTGGGACAATGAAGGTTCAATGATCCAACCGCAAGACGTGGAACGCGTTCGAGAGGAGTCAGCCTCTCGAATTGGTCCCTGGACTCTTGCAGACCTACACTACTACGACCCACCCGAGACCAAGGACCGTTCCCAGTGGAAGCTCGATGCGAGCAATAATCGCGAACATTTAGAAATGGCGATCGACACGAGTGAAAAAACTCGCTGGGATACCGGCACCGTCCAGAAGCCAGGCCAGTGGCTGTCGGTTGAACTCCCTGAACCCGTTAGGGCGATGACGCTGGTACTGGATACGCGAGGTTCGAACCAGGACTTTCCACGCAGCTATCTCGTGGAAGTCTCCGCCGACGGGTCCTCCTGGAATGGGCCGGTGGCGGTTGGCTACGGCGACAAGCCTGTTACGTCGATCGAGCTGGATAGTCCGGGACTGGTTCGGTTCATCCGCGTTACCCAGACCGGAGTGTCGCCTAATAAATACTGGTCGATTCACAATCTTCAGCTCAAAGCGATCCCGGCGGACGCCAAGCCACCGATTTCACTGGCTGAGACGCTCGCGGAAATCTCGCCGCACGATCTGGCGACTCGAGCGATGGCCGAAGGAGATGCCAAACGAGGGGCGGAGCTATTCTTCAATCCATCGATTTCGTGTGCCAAGTGCCACGAGCCCGTCTCAGGCCCACGACTGGGTCCTAATCTCGCTGAAGCTCGCGACGGCATCACCAATTCCATGCTGGTACAGTCCGTGCTGGAGCCGTCTCAAGAAATCCACAAAGATTTTCAGCAGGTATCCGTGATCACCGCCGACGGTTTGGTGCTTCGTGGTTTCCCCGTCCGCGAGGATGATGACGAGTTCGTAATCCGGGAACCCGCGGGCGGCAAGGAAATCGTGATCGCCCAGGAAGACATCGACGACGTCATTCCTGTCAGCGTGTCTGCAATGCCGCCGGGACTGGTCAATCAACTCCATGACCGGCAGCAGTTCTCCGATCTGATTCGCTTCCTAATTGAAATTCGCACAGGCGGCGAAACGGCGATGAAGTCCTTCCGAGCAGATTCGAAATGA
- a CDS encoding glycosyltransferase, which produces MNDWFMVVMLWVLPLLSLLLASVAALMFAGNLPQFLRWRAGELSPTEEEPSISVLIPARNEATGITRTVNAVLANTGVVLEVVVLDDDSVDGTGELVQQIADQDPRVRLISSPELPAGWNGKQHACCRLAEAAQFDLLLFLDADVRLKPTALQQLTRRKAQYAETGPAKGKPIALLSAFPNQETGSLSEKMLIPMMHYILLCYLPFSRMRSRTDPGYAAGCGQVFVTDREAYQRSGTHAAIRATRHDGIHLPRIYRQNGMLTDCVDGAGLATCRMYHGAAQVVRGMLKNAHEGIANWRLLVPFTILLAGASLLPYVTLGYALVQYAAGDHRISIWFAALVSVAAIFLSHLPRWVAAWKLPQSPTGAFLHPVAIGLFLTLQWCAFVMHLCGQQIAWRGRDS; this is translated from the coding sequence GTGAATGATTGGTTCATGGTCGTGATGCTATGGGTCCTGCCATTGCTTTCACTGCTGCTCGCCAGCGTGGCTGCGTTGATGTTTGCTGGCAATCTGCCACAGTTTCTGCGGTGGCGGGCCGGTGAGTTGAGTCCCACCGAGGAGGAACCCTCCATATCGGTGCTGATCCCTGCTCGCAATGAAGCTACTGGGATTACCCGCACCGTCAACGCGGTCCTCGCCAATACCGGCGTCGTGCTGGAAGTGGTTGTGCTCGACGACGATTCGGTGGATGGAACCGGCGAACTTGTCCAGCAGATTGCCGATCAGGATCCCCGCGTGCGGCTGATCTCCAGTCCGGAACTGCCTGCCGGATGGAACGGAAAGCAGCATGCCTGCTGCCGGCTGGCCGAAGCCGCTCAGTTCGACCTGTTGTTGTTTCTCGATGCCGATGTGCGACTAAAACCAACGGCGCTACAGCAGTTGACCCGTCGTAAGGCTCAGTACGCCGAGACCGGGCCAGCGAAAGGCAAGCCAATCGCGCTTCTAAGCGCGTTTCCGAATCAAGAGACGGGGTCGCTGTCTGAAAAGATGTTGATTCCCATGATGCACTACATCTTGCTCTGCTATCTGCCCTTTTCACGGATGAGATCGAGAACCGATCCGGGCTACGCGGCGGGGTGCGGTCAGGTGTTCGTCACCGATCGCGAGGCGTACCAGCGCAGCGGAACGCACGCCGCGATCCGAGCGACGCGTCACGATGGGATTCATCTGCCGCGAATCTATCGACAGAACGGCATGTTGACTGACTGTGTCGATGGCGCTGGTCTGGCAACGTGCCGGATGTATCACGGTGCTGCTCAGGTTGTGAGAGGAATGCTCAAGAATGCACACGAAGGCATCGCGAACTGGCGGCTATTGGTGCCGTTCACCATCCTGCTTGCTGGCGCGAGTCTTCTGCCCTATGTGACTCTCGGCTATGCGTTGGTGCAGTACGCTGCCGGGGACCACCGCATATCAATTTGGTTTGCGGCTCTGGTGAGTGTGGCAGCGATATTCCTCAGTCACCTGCCACGCTGGGTGGCGGCATGGAAACTTCCGCAGAGCCCCACCGGGGCGTTCCTCCATCCCGTCGCCATTGGGCTGTTTCTTACTCTGCAGTGGTGCGCGTTCGTGATGCATCTGTGTGGCCAACAGATTGCCTGGCGGGGGCGAGACAGCTGA
- a CDS encoding lysophospholipid acyltransferase family protein → MNSELAPVPAAWFQNGFHRFLDSYLKRHFHAIAVARDDAGARRTTGTAICGDMAVPMIVYCNHPSWWDPMIAHFINHRLLAPRQLYAPIDAIALEKYKVLSKLGFFGVDLNSSRGAADFLKTTGELLQRPATALWLTPEGRFADARDHDAALMPGLAHLCSKLDRGLVVPLALEYAFWDERLPVCLLRIGELFSLGESPSRTKSQWTIELAHRLRENQTKLAALAIARAAEPFDNLLHGKQGASGAYDWARRLKSWLSLKRFDAAHGDKFGGRSSE, encoded by the coding sequence GTGAATTCAGAACTCGCGCCCGTCCCTGCCGCCTGGTTTCAGAATGGCTTTCACCGGTTTCTCGATTCCTATTTGAAACGCCACTTTCATGCGATCGCGGTAGCGCGAGATGATGCCGGAGCCCGTCGCACCACGGGGACGGCGATTTGTGGTGATATGGCTGTGCCGATGATCGTGTATTGCAACCATCCATCGTGGTGGGATCCGATGATCGCACACTTCATTAACCACAGATTACTGGCGCCTCGCCAGCTGTATGCACCGATCGACGCGATTGCGTTGGAGAAATACAAGGTGCTATCCAAGCTCGGTTTTTTCGGTGTTGACCTGAACTCCAGTCGCGGCGCGGCTGATTTTCTCAAAACGACCGGCGAGCTGCTACAGCGACCGGCCACCGCGCTTTGGCTGACACCGGAGGGACGTTTCGCCGATGCCCGTGATCACGACGCTGCCCTGATGCCAGGACTCGCTCACCTATGCTCAAAATTGGATCGCGGATTGGTGGTGCCACTCGCCCTCGAGTACGCATTTTGGGATGAACGTCTGCCAGTATGTTTACTGAGAATCGGCGAGTTGTTTTCGCTAGGGGAGTCACCTTCGCGAACCAAATCTCAGTGGACGATCGAACTGGCCCACCGACTGCGTGAGAACCAAACGAAGTTGGCTGCTCTCGCGATCGCCCGTGCCGCCGAGCCGTTCGACAACCTGCTGCACGGGAAACAAGGTGCATCGGGAGCCTATGACTGGGCACGCCGCTTGAAATCATGGCTTTCGCTGAAGAGGTTTGATGCCGCTCATGGAGATAAATTTGGGGGACGATCGAGTGAATGA